Proteins from one Fragaria vesca subsp. vesca linkage group LG6, FraVesHawaii_1.0, whole genome shotgun sequence genomic window:
- the LOC101313231 gene encoding uncharacterized protein LOC101313231, which translates to MLGRSTFSRPGNFRPENLGPNAVALFRTLGFGFFVFGVLIFTIIAATYEPEDPLFHPSTKISNFLTSKSNATFKSDNTEAKTGENFLAPNQTEVASFINATDVAELISSEVHAAEGEAEGGAVADCEGPIDCRDPEVFHLMMTAAIEKFKDIHFYRFGKGVRGSNDTTCDMAWRYRPKEGKTASFYKDYRRFTILRTNCTLSVGDIGEYHTGVNARKRKKNQKPGFQKTGGKQEEGGAFPIYGEPVNDKLPVVESEGSFRGGKYLIYVGGGDRCKSMNHYLWSFLCALGEAQYLNRTLVMDLSICLSSIYTSSSQDEEGKDFRFYFDFEHLSESASVLDQKQFWADWDKWQKKDGLRLHVVENFQVTPMKLHDVKDSLIMRKFGSVEPDNYWYRVCEGETESVVQRPWHLIWKSKRLMDIVSAIASKLNWDYDSVHIERGEKVQNKELWPNLAQDTSPDSLLSTLKDKVEDGRNLYIATNEPDTSFFDPLKDKYATHFLDEYKDLWDEKSEWYSETTKLNNGVPVDFDGYMRVSVDTEVFLRGKKQIETFNDLTNDCKDGVNTCNAAAS; encoded by the coding sequence ATGTTGGGTCGGTCCACATTTTCCAGACCGGGAAACTTCCGGCCTGAGAATCTGGGCCCCAACGCCGTTGCTCTGTTCAGAACCCTTGGCTTTGGGTTTTTCGTGTTTGGGGTACTAATCTTCACCATCATTGCCGCCACGTATGAACCTGAGGACCCTTTGTTTCACCCATCAACCAAGATCAGCAATTTCCTCACATCTAAATCCAATGCCACTTTCAAATCTGACAACACTGAGGCCAAGACTGGTGAGAATTTCCTGGCTCCCAATCAAACAGAGGTTGCTAGCTTCATCAATGCTACTGATGTTGCTGAGCTGATATCGAGTGAAGTGCATGCAGCGGAAGGAGAGGCTGAGGGGGGTGCTGTTGCGGATTGCGAGGGTCCTATTGATTGTAGGGACCCGGAAGTGTTCCATTTGATGATGACAGCGGCTATAGAGAAGTTTAAGGATATACATTTTTATAGATTTGGGAAAGGAGTGCGGGGTTCGAATGATACCACTTGTGATATGGCTTGGAGGTATAGGCCTAAGGAGGGGAAGACTGCTTCGTTTTACAAGGACTATAGGAGGTTTACCATTTTGAGGACTAATTGTACTCTGAGTGTGGGTGATATTGGAGAGTACCATACGGGGGTAAATGCTAGGAAGAGGAAGAAGAATCAGAAACCCGGGTTTCAGAAGACTGGTGGGAAGCAAGAAGAGGGTGGTGCATTCCCAATTTATGGGGAACCGGTGAATGATAAGCTTCCGGTGGTTGAGTCTGAGGGTTCATTTCGCGGTGGGAAGTACTTGATTTATGTAGGTGGTGGAGACAGGTGCAAGAGCATGAACCATTACTTGTGGAGTTTTTTGTGTGCTTTGGGTGAGGCTCAGTACCTGAACCGGACTTTGGTTATGGATTTGAGTATTTGTCTCTCGTCGATTTACACTTCATCAAGTCAAGATGAGGAAGGGAAGGATTTCAGGTTTTACTTTGATTTCGAGCATTTAAGTGAGTCGGCATCTGTCTTGGACCAAAAACAGTTTTGGGCCGATTGGGATAAATGGCAGAAGAAAGATGGGCTGCGTCTTCATGTTGTGGAAAATTTTCAGGTCACACCTATGAAACTTCATGATGTGAAAGATTCTTTGATTATGCGAAAGTTTGGCTCTGTGGAACCAGACAATTATTGGTATAGGGTGTGTGAAGGGGAGACAGAATCTGTCGTTCAACGACCGTGGCATTTGATATGGAAATCGAAAAGGTTGATGGATATAGTGTCTGCAATTGCATCAAAATTGAATTGGGATTATGACTCTGTGCATATCGAGAGAGGAGAGAAGGTTCAGAACAAGGAGCTTTGGCCTAACCTTGCTCAAGATACTTCACCTGATTCACTTCTCTCGACCCTGAAGGACAAAGTTGAAGATGGGAGGAACCTCTATATTGCAACAAATGAACCAGACACATCTTTCTTTGATCCTTTGAAAGACAAGTATGCCACTCATTTCCTTGATGAGTACAAGGATCTTTGGGATGAAAAAAGCGAGTGGTATTCTGAGACCACCAAGCTTAACAATGGAGTTCCAGTTGACTTTGATGGTTACATGAGGGTGTCAGTTGATACAGAAGTGTTCTTGAGAGGGAAAAAGCAGATTGAAACTTTCAATGATCTCACCAATGATTGCAAGGATGGTGTCAACACTTGCAACGCCGCGGCTAGTTAA
- the LOC101312745 gene encoding U-box domain-containing protein 3-like isoform 2 codes for MGQEEQSTVVVEEEEEGEERHEISESWSQRKQTLVLEISSKLINGDLDAKIEAARDIRNLVRKSSSSSSSSSAKTRLKLGASGVIPPLVTMLVSPNPDARQASLLALLNLAVRNDRNKVKIVTAGAVPPLVELLKFQNGSLRDLATAAILTLSAAALNKPIIAASGAAPLLVQILSTGSVQGKVDAVTALHNLSTCKDNTAAILDAKAVPPLINLLKECKKYSKFAEKTTALLEILSNSEEGRVAISDMPGGILTLVETVEDGSLVSTEHAVGALLTLCQSCRDIYRELILKEGAVPGLLRLTVDGTAEAREKARRLLDLLRDSPQEKQLASSVLERIVYDIATRVDGADKAAETAKRLLEDMVKRSMEHSMSRIQQRAASCTPNIQST; via the exons ATGGGGCAAGAGGAGCAGAGCACAGTGGTTGTGGAGGAAGAAGAAGAAGGAGAAGAAAGACATGAAATTTCAGAGTCATGGAGCCAAAGGAAGCAAACCCTAGTCCTAGAAATCTCATCCAAGCTCATCAACGGTGATCTTGACGCCAAAATTGAAGCCGCCAGAGACATCAGAAACTTGGTCAGAAAGTCTTCCTCCTCCTCTTCTTCTTCTTCGGCCAAGACTCGATTAAAGTTGGGAGCTTCAGGTGTGATTCCACCTCTGGTGACGATGCTGGTGTCTCCTAACCCAGATGCTCGCCAGGCTTCTCTTCTGGCCCTTCTCAACCTCGCTGTTCGCAATGATAG AAACAAGGTCAAGATTGTGACAGCTGGAGCTGTTCCTCCTCTTGTTGAGCTCCTCAAGTTCCAAAATGGTAGCTTAAGGGATTTAGCGACTGCAGCAATCTTAACACTCTCGGCTGCTGCATTGAACAAGCCGATTATTGCGGCTTCTGGAGCTGCACCGCTCCTTGTTCAGATCCTCAGCACTGGAAGTGTTCAAGGAAAAGTTGATGCCGTGACTGCCCTTCACAATCTCTCGACCTGCAAAGACAACACAGCTGCAATTCTTGATGCTAAAGCTGTTCCTCCTCTTATAAACCTCCTCAAAGAATGCAAAAAATATTCCAAGTTTGCGGAAAAAACTACAGCCCTTCTTGAAATCCTATCCAACTCAGAAGAAGGGCGTGTTGCAATCTCAGACATGCCGGGTGGGATCTTAACCTTAGTAGAGACTGTTGAAGATGGATCCCTTGTCAGCACAGAACACGCTGTCGGAGCTTTGCTGACTTTATGTCAGAGCTGTCGAGATATATACCGGGAACTCATTCTTAAAGAAGGTGCAGTCCCGGGCCTTCTGCGCTTGACTGTAGATGGCACAGCTGAAGCTCGGGAGAAAGCTCGTAGGCTGCTGGATTTGCTTAGAGATTCTCCCCAAGAAAAGCAGTTGGCATCCTCAGTTCTGGAGAGAATCGTATACGACATTGCCACGAGGGTCGATGGAGCTGATAAAGCTGCTGAAACCGCTAAGAGATTACTGGAAGACATGGTTAAACGAAGCATGGAGCACAGCATGAGCCGCATACAGCAGAGAGCTGCATCTTGTACCCCTAATATTCAGTCTACATGA
- the LOC101311406 gene encoding uncharacterized protein LOC101311406 — protein sequence MEKGKSNTSLKGMCKIVWTIEADLEAGQFLYLTGDLSALGSWEPGIAIPMSHTEHTNLWQAELEIAGGVNFKYNYFIKREVWPSCDIIWRPGPELSLSVPLPVKGGKIVVRDSWMRTTMSPIYPWGSLIEETYFPIQPLFSAPARGKFHFDALYIDIIDPLLSDIRKDSVYSADDLTVNPSQRVSISSSLSTERYQLVEEPWLVEPRSFFLVSEDMNESDLSANGNVVDGITNLDDTGNSLTEESNNLIPKEPVSTVILINSSICTMQRIALLEHGKLVELLLEPVKSTVQCDSVYLGVVTKLVPHMGGAFVNIGNSRPSLMDIKHNREPFIFPPFRRTKKTEANSHMFEEHMTADENEHMSLDFEMTDDIIEISSQDDYVKSLHSDDEEHEIEDAFDLSDDKEHMNGSILDYGKGEADYPEGETSAIPVAINGSSISQMSHPQNKKNDANTVTHENKWVQVQKGTKVVVQVVKEGLGSKGPTLTAYPKLKSRFWILITRCDRIGISKKISGIERTRLKVIAKTLQPPGFGLTVRTVAAGHSLEELQKDLEGLVSTWKNITEHAKSAALAADEGVEGAVPVILHRAMGQTLSVVQDYFNETVEKMVVDSPRTYHEVTNYLQEIAPNLCDRVELFSKRIPLFDEFNIEEEINNMLSKRVPLANGGSLVIEQTEALVSVDVNGGHGMFGQGTSQEKAILEVNLAAAKQIARELRLRDIGGIIVVDFIDMADESNKRLVYEEAKKAVERDRSMVKVSELSRHGLMEITRKRVRPSVTFMISEPCSCCHATGRVEALETSFSKIEQEISRLLAMREQKPDPENPKSWPKFILRVDHHMCDYLTSGKRTRLALLSSSLKAWILLKVARGFTRGAFEVKPFTDEKAHKDLQQVTISMIRPREARRTNNPGKKVTLFPVKKWKGGGK from the exons ATGGAGAAAG GAAAGTCAAATACTTCTCTTAAAGGAATGTGCAAAATAGTTTGGACAATCGAGGCTGATCTGGAAGCTGGTCAGTTTTTGTACTTAACTGGAGACCTTTCAGCTCTTGGCTCCTGGGAACCAGGGATCGCTATACCAATGTCTCATACAGAACATACAAACTTATGGCAGGCTGAACTCGAG ATTGCTGGAGGTGTAAATTTCAAGTATAACTATTTCATAAAGAGAGAAGTGTGGCCTTCTTGTGATATTATTTGGAGACCTGGACCTGAATTGTCTTTGTCAGTACCCCTACCTGTCAAGGGTGGAAAAATTGTGGTGAGGGACTCATGGATGAGGACGACGATGTCTCCTATTTATCCATGGGGCTCATTGATAGAAGAGACATATTTTCCAATACAACCTTTATTCTCAGCTCCAGCTAGAGGTAAATTTCATTTTGATGCCTTGTATAT TGACATAATAGACCCATTGTTAAGTGATATTAGGAAGGATAGTGTGTACTCCGCTGATGACCTTACAGTGAATCCTAGTCAGAGGGTTTCAATTTCTAGTAGCTTGTCAACGGAAAGATATCAACTCGTTGAGGAGCCCTGGTTAGTTGAACCACGTAGCTTCTTTCTTGTGTCTGAGGATATGAATGAGTCTGATTTGTCAGCCAACGGCAACGTAGTAGATGGCATTACAAATTTGGACGATACGGGAAACTCTTTGACTGAAGAAAGCAATAACCTAATTCCCAAGGAACCTGTTTCTACCGTTATACTGATCAATTCATCTATATGTACTATGCAAAGGATAGCTCTACTGGAGCATGGGAAACTGGTTGAGCTACTATTGGAACCTGTTAAGAGTACTGTGCAGTGTGATAGCGTTTATCTAGGGGTGGTTACGAAACTTGTCCCTCATATGGGTGGCGCATTTGTAAACATAGGGAATTCTAGACCCTCTCTAATGGACATCAAACACAACAGAGAGCCTTTCATATTCCCTCCATTCCGAAGGACAAAGAAAACAGAAGCCAACAGTCATATGTTTGAAGAGCACATGACTGCAGATGAAAATGAACACATGTCACTTGATTTCGAAATGACTGATGACATCATAGAAATTAGCTCTCAGGACGATTATGTAAAATCACTGCACAGTGATGATGAGGAGCATGAAATTGAGGATGCATTTGATCTTTCAGATGATAAGGAACACATGAATGGTAGTATACTTGATTATGGCAAAGGAGAAGCTGATTATCCTGAAGGTGAAACTAGTGCTATTCCTGTTGCTATAAATGGTTCTAGTATTTCTCAAATGTCTCACCCACAAAATAAGAAGAATGATGCAAATACTGTCACTCATGAAAATAAGTGGGTGCAAGTTCAGAAGGGCACTAAAGTTGTTGTGCAAGTTGTCAAAGAAGGGTTGGGCTCAAAAGGACCCACACTGACTGCTTATCCAAAATTAAAGAGCAGATTCTGG ATATTGATAACTCGTTGTGATAGAATTGGAATCTCCAAGAAAATCAGTGGTATTGAGCGTACACGGTTGAAAGTCATTGCAAAAACTCTGCAGCCTCCAGGTTTTGGTCTGACTGTAAGGACTGTTGCTGCTGGTCATTCTTTAGAGGAACTGCAAAAAGATCTGGAAGGTTTGGTTTCAACTTGGAAGAATATCACGGAGCATGCAAAATCTGCAGCTCTTGCTGCAGATGAAGGAGTGGAAGGAGCCGTCCCTGTTATTCTGCATCGTGCAATGGGTCAGACGCTCTCAGTTGTGCAGGATTATTTTAATGAGACG GTTGAGAAAATGGTAGTCGACTCTCCAAGGACATATCATGAG GTTACCAATTACCTTCAGGAGATTGCCCCAAATCTTTGTGATCGAGTTGAGCTTTTCAGTAAAAGAATCCCTCTTTTTGATGAATTTAACATCGAAGAAGAGATCAACAATATGCTCAGTAAAAG GGTTCCACTTGCTAATGGAGGTTCTCTAGTGATTGAGCAAACTGAGGCATTAGTATCTGTTGATGTGAATGGGGGTCATGGGATGTTTGGTCAAGGAACGTCACAGGAGAAAGCTATTCTGGAAGTCAACCTTGCAGCTGCCAAACAG ATTGCAAGGGAGTTACGACTGAGAGATATTGGGGGCATAATTGTGGTAGATTTCATTGATATGGCTGATGAAT CAAATAAGAGATTGGTCTACGAAGAAGCTAAGAAGGCTGTTGAGAGAGACAGGTCGATGGTTAAAGTCTCTGAACTGTCTAGGCATGGACTCATGGAAATAACAAGAAAGAGA GTACGACCTAGTGTAACATTTATGATTAGTGAACCATGTTCTTGTTGTCATGCCACTGGGAGAGTGGAAGCCTTAGAGACCTCGTTCTCCAAAATTGAACAAGAAATTTCTCGATTGCTG GCAATGAGGGAACAGAAACCAGACCCAGAGAACCCAAAATCTTGGCCAAAGTTCATTCTGAGAGTTGACCATCACATGTGTGACTACTTAACTTCTGGGAAAAGGACCAGGCTTGCATTGTTGAGTAGTTCCCTCAAAGCTTGGATTTTGTTAAAG GTTGCTAGAGGTTTCACCAGGGGTGCATTTGAGGTGAAACCATTTACAGATGAAAAGGCACACAAAGATCTGCAGCAGGTCACCATTTCGATGATTCGACCTAGAGAAGCCAGAAGAACTAACAATCCTGGAAAAAAGGTGACCCTATTTCCGGTGAAGAAATGGAAGGGTGGTGGGAAATGA
- the LOC101314106 gene encoding zinc finger protein CONSTANS-LIKE 9-like, translated as MGYICDFCGDQRSMVYCRSDAACLCLSCDRNVHSANALSRRHSRTLLCERCNSQPALVRCTEERVSLCQNCDWMGHGASTSAASHKRQTLNCYSGCPSASELSSIWSFVLELPSASVGESACEQEMGLMSIAENSTGSACSPQENNNRENTSDTFEVNDVCAMDKSDGLVGSSSAPALNLAPQVVDQMPGSANSTLPKLYCHGTKGPGLCEDDDLYGDFDMDEMDLNLENYNELFGVSLNHSEELFKNGGIDSLFGAKNMSRAQELIAAEGSSIGRVNALQQPACSTAASADSVMSTKTEPIVSFVPKQAQSNLSFSGVTGESSAGDCQDCGASSMLLMGEPPWCPPGPENSFQSANRSNAVMRYKEKKKARKFEKRVRYASRKARADVRKRVKGRFIKAGEAYDYDPLNQTRTRSY; from the exons ATGGGTTACATATGCGACTTCTGTGGGGATCAAAGGTCCATGGTGTATTGCCGGTCTGATGCTGCTTGCTTATGTTTATCATGTGACCGAAATGTGCATTCTGCTAATGCCTTGTCGAGGCGTCACTCGAGAACGCTGCTCTGCGAAAGATGCAATTCACAACCAGCATTAGTAAGATGTACAGAAGAGAGAGTGTCTCTTTGTCAGAATTGTGATTGGATGGGTCATGGTGCATCCACTTCAGCTGCTTCACACAAGAGGCAAACACTTAATTGTTACTCTGGCTGCCCATCAGCTTCTGAACTGTCGTCTATCTGGTCATTCGTGCTAGAGTTACCTTCTGCATCAGTGGGCGAATCTGCTTGCGAGCAGGAAATGGGGTTGATGAGCATCGCCGAGAACAGCACTGGTAGTGCTTGTAGCCCCCAGGAAAATAACAACAGAGAGAATACATCTGATACATTTGAAGTTAATGACGTTTGTGCCATGGATAAATCTGATGGTTTAGTTGGTTCCTCTTCGGCACCTGCACTTAACTTAGCTCCTCAGGTTGTTGATCAGATGCCTGGATCTGCAAACTCAACATTGCCGAAG TTATACTGTCACGGAACCAAAGGCCCTGGGCTCTGTGAAGATGATGACCTTTATGGCGATTTTGATATGGATGAAATGGATCTAAATCTTGAAAATTATAACGAACTATTTGGTGTATCTCTGAATCACTCTGAAGAGCTTTTCAAAAATGGTGGGATTGACAGTTTGTTTGGAGCAAAGAACATGTCCAGGGCTCAGGAATTAATTGCTGCTGAG GGATCATCAATTGGTCGAGTAAATGCATTGCAGCAGCCAGCATGCAGTACCGCGGCATCTGCGGATTCTGTAATGAGTACGAAAACGGAACCAATTGTTTCTTTTGTGCCAAAGCAAGCACAGTCAAACCTTTCATTTTCGGGTGTCACTGGAGAGAGTAGTGCTGGAGATTGTCAAGATTGTGGGGCTTCCTCGATGCTACTCATGGGAGAACCTCCATGGTGTCCTCCAGGCCCTGAGAATTCCTTCCAATCTGCTAACCGAAGTAATGCTGTTATGCGTTACAAGGAAAAGAAGAAGGCACGCAA GTTTGAGAAAAGAGTAAGGTATGCCTCTCGCAAAGCAAGAGCAGATGTAAGAAAGCGTGTAAAAGGGCGGTTTATTAAAGCTGGTGAAGCTTATGATTACGACCCTTTGAACCAGACCAGAACCAGAAGCTACTGA
- the LOC101313531 gene encoding E3 ubiquitin-protein ligase RHA1B-like, producing MGLSSLPAPSEGFMCVILVNTALSVSIIKGLVRSILRIVGIRLSSSSSASPSSPPSEEYIEDPSETFELHLSSSGSYIEEIRSRIPAVRFDSVCNLKTEHDCSVCLSEFQPESEINHLTCGHVFHQDCLEKWLNYWNITCPLCRTPLMPVEETSCFW from the coding sequence ATGGGTCTCTCAAGTCTCCCAGCTCCATCAGAAGGATTTATGTGTGTGATTTTGGTAAACACAGCTCTTTCGGTTTCAATCATCAAGGGCCTAGTGAGATCCATCCTCCGAATAGTTGGAATACGCCTCTCATCTTCATCCTCAGCCTCACCGTCTTCACCCCCATCAGAGGAATACATTGAAGACCCCTCAGAAACATTCGAGCTCCATCTTTCTTCCTCAGGCAGTTACATTGAGGAGATCAGGAGCCGCATCCCAGCCGTTCGGTTTGATAGCGTGTGTAACCTCAAGACAGAGCACGACTGCTCTGTTTGCCTAAGTGAGTTCCAACCAGAATCCGAGATAAACCACTTGACTTGTGGCCATGTTTTCCATCAAGATTGCTTGGAGAAGTGGTTGAACTACTGGAACATTACATGCCCTCTTTGTAGGACTCCTTTAATGCCTGTGGAGGAGACCTCCTGCTTTTGGTGA
- the LOC101312745 gene encoding U-box domain-containing protein 3-like isoform 1 — translation MGQEEQSTVVVEEEEEGEERHEISESWSQRKQTLVLEISSKLINGDLDAKIEAARDIRNLVRKSSSSSSSSSAKTRLKLGASGVIPPLVTMLVSPNPDARQASLLALLNLAVRNDRVIAVVALLYVELNCPAISAILLHIRNKVKIVTAGAVPPLVELLKFQNGSLRDLATAAILTLSAAALNKPIIAASGAAPLLVQILSTGSVQGKVDAVTALHNLSTCKDNTAAILDAKAVPPLINLLKECKKYSKFAEKTTALLEILSNSEEGRVAISDMPGGILTLVETVEDGSLVSTEHAVGALLTLCQSCRDIYRELILKEGAVPGLLRLTVDGTAEAREKARRLLDLLRDSPQEKQLASSVLERIVYDIATRVDGADKAAETAKRLLEDMVKRSMEHSMSRIQQRAASCTPNIQST, via the exons ATGGGGCAAGAGGAGCAGAGCACAGTGGTTGTGGAGGAAGAAGAAGAAGGAGAAGAAAGACATGAAATTTCAGAGTCATGGAGCCAAAGGAAGCAAACCCTAGTCCTAGAAATCTCATCCAAGCTCATCAACGGTGATCTTGACGCCAAAATTGAAGCCGCCAGAGACATCAGAAACTTGGTCAGAAAGTCTTCCTCCTCCTCTTCTTCTTCTTCGGCCAAGACTCGATTAAAGTTGGGAGCTTCAGGTGTGATTCCACCTCTGGTGACGATGCTGGTGTCTCCTAACCCAGATGCTCGCCAGGCTTCTCTTCTGGCCCTTCTCAACCTCGCTGTTCGCAATGATAG AGTGATAGCTGTGGTTGCATTATTATATGTGGAACTTAACTGCCCCGCTATTTCTGCAATTCTTCTCCATATTAG AAACAAGGTCAAGATTGTGACAGCTGGAGCTGTTCCTCCTCTTGTTGAGCTCCTCAAGTTCCAAAATGGTAGCTTAAGGGATTTAGCGACTGCAGCAATCTTAACACTCTCGGCTGCTGCATTGAACAAGCCGATTATTGCGGCTTCTGGAGCTGCACCGCTCCTTGTTCAGATCCTCAGCACTGGAAGTGTTCAAGGAAAAGTTGATGCCGTGACTGCCCTTCACAATCTCTCGACCTGCAAAGACAACACAGCTGCAATTCTTGATGCTAAAGCTGTTCCTCCTCTTATAAACCTCCTCAAAGAATGCAAAAAATATTCCAAGTTTGCGGAAAAAACTACAGCCCTTCTTGAAATCCTATCCAACTCAGAAGAAGGGCGTGTTGCAATCTCAGACATGCCGGGTGGGATCTTAACCTTAGTAGAGACTGTTGAAGATGGATCCCTTGTCAGCACAGAACACGCTGTCGGAGCTTTGCTGACTTTATGTCAGAGCTGTCGAGATATATACCGGGAACTCATTCTTAAAGAAGGTGCAGTCCCGGGCCTTCTGCGCTTGACTGTAGATGGCACAGCTGAAGCTCGGGAGAAAGCTCGTAGGCTGCTGGATTTGCTTAGAGATTCTCCCCAAGAAAAGCAGTTGGCATCCTCAGTTCTGGAGAGAATCGTATACGACATTGCCACGAGGGTCGATGGAGCTGATAAAGCTGCTGAAACCGCTAAGAGATTACTGGAAGACATGGTTAAACGAAGCATGGAGCACAGCATGAGCCGCATACAGCAGAGAGCTGCATCTTGTACCCCTAATATTCAGTCTACATGA
- the LOC101313819 gene encoding uncharacterized protein LOC101313819, with protein sequence MAEETQLAEAVRGPNKRRIGKSKGSKARKKSKKMPHASDGSRAMKPKKIDPKMKKLYRKRAREYDSDEEEEEEKEESGGSEEEEGGEGEEKEAKERREAENGFSDEEEDDEVLPGIMKLSEGCNAFRLAFKSIIKKSVADDVLGPIISGNKKLIAEKLAEAEAERKVKGEAKDKQLVIEKGHVVNPVNFDPHEKFLISLATRGVVTLFNAVSKAQHAQKGLDPSRFKDAKVIRKRRKEAFFSELGKTSASAKAQTSKGSVDNEGPAWAPLRDNFMLTNSKLKDWDKMPEQVGKDDIGRMSEDSSSEDD encoded by the exons ATGGCGGAAGAGACCCAATTAGCAGAAGCAGTAAGAGGACCAAACAAGAGGCGAATAGGGAAGTCAAAGGGCTCCAAAGCCAGAAAGAAATCGAAGAAGATGCCGCACGCTTCGGACGGAAGCAGAGCCATGAAGCCCAAGAAGATTGACCCCAAAATGAAGAAGCTTTATCGAAAACGAGCCAGAGAGTACGATTCAGATGAGGAAGAAGAAGAGGAGAAAGAGGAGAGTGGTGGGTCTGAAGAAGAAGAAGGAGGAGAAGGAGAAGAGAAGGAAGCAAAGGAGAGGCGTGAAGCGGAGAATGGATTCTCGGATGAGGAGGAAGACGATGAAGTTCTGCCCGGAATCATGAAACTTTCGGAGGGGTGTAATGCGTTTAGGTTGGCTTTCAAAAGCATTATCAAGAAGAGTGTTGCCGACGATGTGTTG GGACCAATAATATCAGGGAACAAGAAGCTTATTGCAGAAAAGCTTGCTGAAGCGGAAGCTGAGCGCAAGGTCAAGGGAGAGGCTAAGGACAAACAATTG GTAATAGAAAAGGGGCATGTTGTGAATCCTGTCAACTTTGACCCGCATGAAAAGTTTCTAATTAGTCTTGCTACTAGAGGAG TGGTCACATTGTTCAATGCT GTTAGCAAGGCACAACATGCTCAGAAAGGGCTGGATCCTTCCAGGTTTAAAGATGCAAAAG TGATAAGAAAGCGGAGGAAAGAAGCCTTCTTTTCAGAGTTGGGGAAAACTAGTGCTTCTGCAAAG GCTCAGACATCTAAAGGCTCAGTGGACAATGAAGGGCCTGCCTGGGCTCCATTGCGAGATAATTTCATGCTAACAAATTCCAAGTTGAAGGACTGGGATAAAATGCCG GAGCAAGTTGGGAAAGATGACATTGGAAGGATGTCAGAAGATAGTAGTTCGGAGGATGATTAG